A part of Bacteroidota bacterium genomic DNA contains:
- a CDS encoding outer membrane beta-barrel protein, with product MKRLLVTLALISIFSFSKAQQLQLGLRFNPQISWYNITNENQKLYIENDAAKLGFSYGLMADVNFTENYALSSGIFHNLFYAKTSVDTSIFSPDYKDWKLQYIQIPLLLKMKTNVINNFIYYGKFGLTPQMRINAEVDTKVAENIRLFNLYLTIGGGIHYLIGGNTALLGGITFHNGFVKINKDDEFNIKTGYFSLDLGVLF from the coding sequence ATGAAAAGACTTTTAGTAACACTAGCACTTATTTCAATATTTTCTTTTAGTAAGGCACAACAACTTCAATTGGGGCTTAGGTTTAATCCTCAAATTTCGTGGTATAACATAACTAATGAAAATCAAAAATTGTACATTGAGAATGATGCTGCAAAATTGGGTTTTTCCTACGGATTGATGGCAGATGTTAATTTTACAGAAAACTATGCTCTTTCATCGGGAATTTTTCATAACCTTTTTTATGCTAAAACCTCTGTGGATACTAGTATCTTTTCACCGGATTATAAAGACTGGAAATTGCAATATATTCAAATTCCTCTTTTATTAAAAATGAAAACCAATGTAATAAATAATTTTATTTATTACGGCAAATTTGGGCTTACTCCACAAATGAGAATCAATGCTGAGGTAGATACTAAGGTTGCTGAAAATATTAGACTTTTTAATCTTTATTTAACAATAGGAGGTGGAATACACTATTTAATAGGAGGGAATACTGCACTTCTTGGAGGAATAACTTTCCATAATGGTTTTGTGAAAATAAATAAAGATGATGAATTTAATATTAAAACCGGATATTTTTCACTTGACCTTGGTGTGCTTTTTTAA
- a CDS encoding NAD+ synthase, translated as MKIALAQQNFKVGDFGNNTKKIISLIEEAKKQNVKLIVFPEMAISAYPSKDFFNSDSFIDSCYNSINKIASHCDSIAVIIGSPSKNTAKGGRQLFNSAFFIKDAKVEKIINKTILSDFNFFAENQYFEPNKDFSLIEFNGYKIGITIGEDIQEIKSPNNFKTPMEELQKLDPDFIINIATTPFSFSQQTKQLKLLQENAIKNKLPIYYINQVGAQTEILFQGGSTLVNSTGKIVEQLSFFKEELKIIDHKNAITRNNLPQFIPIPKIEKVHDALVMGVKDYFQKLGFTKAILGLSGGIDSAVTLAILEKALDAKNVKALLLPSMFSSSHSVDDAEKLAQNLSVDYEILNIANIYKSINKTLESSFKGKEFDLTEENIQARIRAILLMSFSNKFGNILINASNKSEIAVGYGTLYGDTCGGLSVLGDVYKTEVFELARFINSEKEIIPENTITKPPSAELRPNQQDSDSLPDYDILDEILFNYIEESKTIDEIFEMGFDKKVVKKVISLVNINEHKRHQLAPALRISDKAFGIDRDMPIVAHYNF; from the coding sequence GTGAAAATTGCATTAGCACAACAAAATTTCAAAGTAGGAGATTTTGGAAATAATACTAAGAAAATTATTTCTCTAATAGAAGAAGCAAAAAAGCAAAATGTTAAACTGATAGTTTTTCCAGAAATGGCTATATCTGCTTATCCTTCAAAGGATTTTTTTAATTCAGATTCTTTCATTGACAGTTGTTATAATTCAATAAATAAAATTGCAAGTCATTGTGATTCAATAGCTGTAATAATTGGCTCGCCAAGTAAAAACACAGCTAAAGGAGGAAGGCAACTATTTAATTCAGCATTTTTTATCAAAGATGCTAAGGTTGAAAAAATTATTAACAAAACAATTCTTTCGGATTTTAATTTCTTTGCTGAGAATCAATATTTTGAACCAAACAAAGATTTCTCACTAATTGAATTTAACGGATATAAAATTGGAATTACTATTGGTGAAGACATTCAGGAAATTAAAAGTCCGAATAATTTTAAAACACCAATGGAGGAACTACAAAAGCTTGATCCTGATTTTATTATTAATATTGCTACTACTCCATTTTCCTTTTCTCAGCAAACTAAACAACTAAAACTGTTACAAGAAAATGCAATAAAAAATAAACTTCCTATTTATTACATTAATCAAGTTGGAGCTCAAACAGAAATACTTTTTCAAGGTGGCTCAACTTTAGTTAATTCAACAGGTAAAATAGTTGAGCAACTAAGTTTTTTTAAAGAAGAGTTGAAAATTATTGACCATAAAAATGCAATAACGAGAAATAATCTTCCACAATTTATTCCAATACCAAAGATAGAAAAAGTCCATGATGCTCTTGTTATGGGTGTTAAAGATTATTTTCAAAAACTCGGTTTTACAAAAGCAATTCTTGGTCTTTCAGGAGGAATTGATTCTGCCGTAACACTTGCTATTCTTGAAAAAGCCTTAGATGCAAAAAATGTTAAAGCACTTTTGCTTCCTTCAATGTTTTCTTCATCACATTCTGTTGATGATGCAGAAAAGCTTGCTCAAAATTTAAGCGTTGATTATGAAATTTTGAACATCGCTAACATTTATAAATCTATTAACAAAACATTAGAGTCTTCTTTTAAAGGAAAAGAATTTGACTTAACAGAGGAAAATATTCAGGCACGGATAAGAGCTATTTTATTGATGTCTTTTTCCAATAAATTCGGAAATATATTAATTAATGCTTCCAACAAAAGTGAAATTGCTGTTGGCTACGGAACACTTTATGGAGATACTTGTGGTGGGTTATCCGTATTGGGAGATGTTTATAAAACAGAAGTTTTTGAGCTTGCAAGATTCATCAATTCGGAAAAAGAAATAATTCCTGAAAATACCATAACAAAGCCACCCTCAGCAGAATTAAGACCCAATCAGCAAGACTCCGATTCACTACCGGATTATGATATTCTTGATGAAATTTTATTCAATTATATTGAAGAATCAAAAACTATTGATGAAATCTTTGAAATGGGATTTGATAAAAAAGTTGTTAAAAAGGTAATTAGCTTAGTAAATATTAATGAGCACAAGCGACATCAGTTAGCACCTGCATTACGTATTTCCGATAAAGCATTCGGAATAGACAGGGATATGCCTATTGTTGCTCATTATAATTTTTAG